One window from the genome of Podospora pseudocomata strain CBS 415.72m chromosome 6, whole genome shotgun sequence encodes:
- the POA1 gene encoding ADP-ribose 1''-phosphate phosphatase (EggNog:ENOG503P53T; COG:J), protein MASKRRIGAIVGASSKSVNHRITDFYGPPARLKRQKTQDSLLDSATEPQSTTMAPSLAESSWEDKPSLADLNSFSQEEQNWEHYTRTRASSTSTVHSLPGKTRSEPKTRKLVLTYEQGDLFDAPPNSVLIHACNTIGKWGGGIALAFKKSYPAAFEIYRKHCQEFTPDELVGTALLIAPHSDKYWHVRDDEVEAGSVEGDGEAKDVPEVKDEDRAEVDENEVGNAGVQDTDGKTSNASKEPPEEETTNWIQVPKRSIHPQEQRFNWARQNDDDGSKSESNPQRRSPHEKDIHYVACLFTSKNVGAKRDPPDEILKHTESAMLNFLSKLNDVKFNQEDCPFIPQVRMCKINSGLFGVPWERTSGLLDGMPLSKFQTWGRGDFKIVVASKDGDGVVNEENGEKKKKMSKGEEWRE, encoded by the exons ATGGCCTCCAAGAGACGCATTGGTGCCATCGTTGGTGCCTCCTCTAAATCAGTGAACCATCGCATCACCGATTTTTATGGTCCACCAGCCCGATTGAAGCGGCAAAAGACCCAAGATTCTCTCCTGGACTCTGCCACTGAGCCCCAGTCGACCACAATGGCACCATCCCTGGCCGAATCATCCTGGGAGGACAAGCCCTCATTGGCAGACCTCAACTCATTCTCCCAAGAGGAACAAAACTGGGAA CACTACACCCGAACCAGGGCATCAAGTACCTCGACAGTTCACTCACTTCCTGGAAAAACTCGCTCTGAACCAAAGACTAGAAAACTTGTCCTCACCTACGAGCAGGGTGATTTGTTTGATGCCCCGCCCAACAGTGTCCTCATTCACGCCTGTAATACGATTGGCAAGTGGGGAGGCGGTATTGCTCTCGCTTTCAAGAAGTCTTACCCAGCTGCCTTTGAGATTTACAGGAAGCATTGTCAAGAGTTTACCCCGGATGAGCTCGTCGGGACGGCTCTTCTCATTGCCCCTCATTCCGACAAATATTGGCATGTTCgggatgatgaggtcgaAGCTGGTAGTGtggagggtgatggcgaAGCCAAAGATGTCCCTGAGGTCAAAGACGAAGATAGAGCTGAAGTTGACGAGAATGAGGTTGGCAACGCCGGGGTACAAGACACCGATGGCAAAACAAGCAACGCCAGCAAAGAAcccccagaagaagaaaccaCCAACTGGATCCAAGTCCCAAAACGCTCCATACACCCCCAAGAACAGAGATTCAACTGGGCCAGGCAgaacgacgacgatggtTCCAAAAGTGAATCCAACCCCCAGCGCCGGTCCCCCCACGAAAAAGACATCCACTACGTCGCCTGTCTCTTCACCAGCAAGAACGTCGGCGCCAAGCGGGACCCCCCGGATGAGATCCTCAAGCACACCGAGTCAGCCATGCTCAATTTCTTGTCCAAGCTCAACGACGTCAAGTTCAACCAGGAGGACTGCCCTTTTATTCCCCAAGTCAGGATGTGCAAGATCAACTCGGGGCTTTTTGGCGTTCCGTGGGAGCGGACGAGTGGGTTGCTGGATGGGATGCCGCTGAGCAAGTTCCAGacgtgggggaggggggattttAAGATTGTGGTGGCTTCCAAGGACGGCGATGGTGTGGTGAACGAGGAGAACggggagaaaaagaagaagatgtcCAAGGGGGAGGAATGGAGGGAATAG
- a CDS encoding hypothetical protein (EggNog:ENOG503P6HQ; COG:K): MEPRARAGKNVGKMNFGHNELAQLLYSHGDARLPLNETVRLLDEVLTDFIQGVSFEATRAAHHAGRQKVKFEDFEFAMRRNPRFMGKIQEVFEKKKEIEAARKNFNIEDQWMKDAEREEKEKADREKEKAGGEGGEKAKGKRGRPRKDRGTSAGSGSQSQSQSVQPEGSGSQSQSQQVDRMDIGEEDLEDGLDDDLEGDADVVSAIRRR; encoded by the coding sequence atGGAACCCCGCGCCCGCGCCGGCAAAAATGTTGGCAAGATGAACTTTGGCCACAACGAGCTCGCCCAGCTCCTCTACTCCCACGGCGAcgcccgcctccccctcaacgAGACGGtccgcctcctcgacgaGGTCCTCACCGACTTCATCCAGGGCGTCTCTTTCGAGGCAACCCGCGCCGCCCACCACGCCGGCCGCCAAAAGGTCAAGTTTGAAGACTTTGAGTTCGCCATGCGCCGCAACCCAAGGTTCATGGGCAAGATCCaggaggtgtttgagaagaagaaggagattgaggccGCGAGGAAGAATTTCAATATCGAGGATCAGTGGATGAAGGATgccgagagggaggagaaggagaaggccgatcgggagaaggagaaggctggtggggaagggggggagaaggccaaggggaagaggggacGGCCGCGGAAGGATAGGGGGACAAGTGCGGGGAGTGGGAGCCAGAGTCAGAGTCAGAGTGTCCAGCCGGAGGGGTCGGGGTCGCAGTCGCAGAGTCAGCAGGTGGATAGGATGGAtattggggaggaggacttggaggatgggttggatgatgatttggagggggatgCTGATGTTGTTAGTGCCATCAGGCGGAGATAG